The window TCCGATGACCTCGTGGTGGGTGGCGTGGGTGCGGGCCCGCCGCTGAGGGACCCAGGCCATGAAGGCGGCGTCCATCTCCTCGATGGAGGAGAAGGCCCGCCCGGCCAGGACGTGATCGCGCACGATGAGTACCTGTCGCTCGACCCTGCCCTTGCCGGTGGGCCGGTAGGCGGCCAGGACGTCGATGTCGAAGTCGTAGTGGCCAGCAAAGCCGACTGCCTCCGGGTGCAGCGGCACCGCCTCGCCGGGAGCGACGTGACGGCGCACGACGGTCTTTGTCCGGTCGTAGACGATCGACATCGGCACCCCGCCGAAGTGGGCAAACGCACGGCGGTGGCAGTCGAAGAAGGTCTGCAGGTCCTGGCTGGTGGTGAAGCAGCAGAACGGGTCACGCGAGTACGACAGCGTCATGTGGAACGAGTAGACCTTCGGGATGCCCAAGTGGGCGAGGATCTTGCCTTCGTCACCCCAGTCGACCTGGGCCTGAGCTCCGGGAACCACCTCGAAGCGGCGATGCATGCCCGCCAACTCCCGCGGCTCGATGCCCAGTTCACCAGCCACCCTCGGCCGGGCCTCCTGCAGGTACAGCTTGACCCGCTGGTAGTTGATCGTTGAGCCGTACTCCTTCACCAGGCGCTCGTGCACCACGGCACCCTTGATGAGGATCTCCGCCCGCAGCATCGCGTCGATCAACGGGGCGACTTCGTCGACTGCCTTCCGCCGCGGCCTGCCATTCGAGATTCGCCTCGGTGGCGCCGACGGCGCTGTGCTCGACAGATACTTGCGGACCGTCTTGCGGTCCAGGCCCGTCTCCCGGGCAACCTCCGTCAGACTGACCGCCCCGGACTCCACCAGGGCACGGAACCGCCGTAGTTCCAGCCAGCGTTGCGGGTCCAAGACCACCGTGTCACCGCCCTCCGCCACCCTTCACCGGACGAGCAGCAGAGTGCCGGGACCCACCCTTCACCGCACCATCAAGCGTCCCTTTTCACTCGTACGCGACCGAGGACGTTCACGTGTACGCCGACAGGTGTCGAAGTCGGCCGCCGATCGCATCATCGATCACCTCGGACCTGCGCTGGCCCTGCAGCAGCGCAAGCGGTTCCGCAAGGACACCGTGCTGATCGCGGACGGCACCCTGGTCCCCACCCGTGACCACACCGTCGCCGAGCAGTCGAAGACATCTCATGTCGTTGAGAGGTCAAGTCAGGGCTCAGACGGCGAGGGGCAAAGGGGCTGGGAAGGCCCGGTCGGGGTCGTATGTCGTTCTGTTCTGCAGGCAGTGGTAAAGGCAGCCCAGGAGCTTGTTGAACAGGTTCCGCAATGCGGCGGTGTGGCGTTCTCCGCCAGCTCGTCGCCTGTCGTAATGGGCGCGCGTAGCGTCGACGCGGAGTGTGGCAAAGGCCCACATGTAGCCAACGCTGGCGAGTCGTTGGTTCTTGACGGTGCGGGCCACGACGACGTGGCTGCGGCCCGACGCCCGTGTCACGGG of the Streptomyces sp. NBC_00287 genome contains:
- the istA gene encoding IS21 family transposase is translated as MVLDPQRWLELRRFRALVESGAVSLTEVARETGLDRKTVRKYLSSTAPSAPPRRISNGRPRRKAVDEVAPLIDAMLRAEILIKGAVVHERLVKEYGSTINYQRVKLYLQEARPRVAGELGIEPRELAGMHRRFEVVPGAQAQVDWGDEGKILAHLGIPKVYSFHMTLSYSRDPFCCFTTSQDLQTFFDCHRRAFAHFGGVPMSIVYDRTKTVVRRHVAPGEAVPLHPEAVGFAGHYDFDIDVLAAYRPTGKGRVERQVLIVRDHVLAGRAFSSIEEMDAAFMAWVPQRRARTHATHHEVIGHRAARDHAALKPLPPTPYLVAERHLRPVGKDCLVAFAGNLYSVPARKVRPRQLIEVRATKAQVVLHSTVPDASGETLLAAHPRAVGKGVRVLEETHWDGLPTGKGRRTTTGDVTPPPHREPSRSSQAGPLQALLNRSAVTQIEVGRRPLSVYDELTGTRPFTTNSPTKESS